One window of Flavobacteriales bacterium genomic DNA carries:
- a CDS encoding PspC domain-containing protein — protein sequence MFHIEEDAYDQLQRYLANIRAKFSGSAEAEEIMADIEARIAELFTERLQGRQAVSLADVDHVKQVMGQPEDYVDDETGTGGSSAGERSYQHSGSRKNKRLFRDPEDRWVGGVIGGLANYFGTEPLWFRIAFIVVLIAGWGSPVLLYLVLWALIPEASTAAERLEMQGEPVTVDNIKRVFEEGTERVKAGGERMAHEARDLGKNWGRRSRGTGTRAGEIILKLIGVALIIFGVSLLLGLVTALIGGSVSLWHSTWGSDDISLLDLGGYVFNSPAQVIWAGLALLLLVALPILGIFLAGFRLLLGSPAPRWLSWTISLVWIAALILMVVTCVNLANDFRRETTVRKEVSLVQPVGNTMYLDMLQPQDSLGQGWSVSYKHGWLKTDMSGIHVDNGNISGAWGQLDVQRSPDSLYHLLVLREARGRTVKVASARAGNIGFDYRQQDNVLQLSPVVRFSITDKVRAQEVRFIVQVPLEKSVFFREGSRTLLDDIDNTTNTYDGNMVGRTWTMTSRGLEDPEDPAPNAPHPVPAPTPVTPSPQPPAAPTAGTTISYQGTGPAMPNLLQLLSAGFRP from the coding sequence GTGTTCCATATCGAAGAGGACGCCTATGACCAGTTGCAACGCTACCTCGCGAACATCCGCGCAAAGTTCAGTGGCAGCGCGGAAGCGGAGGAGATCATGGCGGACATCGAGGCGCGCATCGCCGAACTGTTCACCGAACGCCTCCAAGGCCGCCAAGCCGTGTCCCTCGCGGACGTGGACCACGTGAAGCAGGTAATGGGCCAACCCGAGGACTATGTGGACGATGAAACGGGTACTGGCGGAAGCTCCGCGGGAGAACGCAGTTACCAGCACAGCGGATCACGCAAGAACAAACGCCTGTTCCGTGACCCGGAGGACCGCTGGGTCGGCGGCGTGATCGGCGGCTTGGCCAACTACTTCGGCACGGAGCCGCTCTGGTTCCGCATCGCCTTCATCGTGGTGTTGATCGCAGGCTGGGGATCGCCGGTTTTGCTCTACTTGGTCCTGTGGGCGCTCATCCCCGAGGCCTCCACCGCGGCAGAACGACTGGAAATGCAGGGCGAGCCCGTAACGGTTGACAACATCAAGCGCGTGTTCGAGGAAGGTACCGAACGTGTGAAAGCGGGCGGAGAGCGTATGGCCCATGAAGCAAGGGACCTCGGGAAGAACTGGGGGCGGCGCTCCCGGGGGACCGGCACCCGTGCAGGGGAGATCATCCTGAAATTGATCGGGGTCGCACTCATTATTTTCGGTGTCAGCCTGCTGTTAGGCTTGGTCACCGCGCTGATCGGTGGTTCCGTCTCGCTTTGGCACAGCACCTGGGGCAGCGACGACATCAGTTTGCTCGATCTCGGCGGCTACGTGTTCAACAGTCCGGCCCAGGTGATCTGGGCCGGGCTTGCTTTGCTCCTCCTTGTTGCCTTGCCCATCCTCGGCATCTTTCTAGCCGGTTTCCGACTTCTCCTCGGTTCTCCCGCTCCCCGTTGGTTGAGCTGGACCATCAGCTTGGTCTGGATCGCGGCGCTCATCCTGATGGTCGTCACTTGTGTGAACCTGGCCAATGACTTCCGCCGCGAGACGACCGTGCGCAAGGAGGTCAGCCTTGTGCAGCCCGTCGGCAACACCATGTACTTGGACATGTTGCAACCGCAGGACAGCCTAGGCCAGGGCTGGAGCGTGAGCTACAAGCACGGCTGGTTGAAGACGGACATGAGCGGGATCCACGTGGACAACGGGAACATCAGCGGTGCCTGGGGACAATTGGATGTTCAGCGCAGCCCCGACAGTCTCTATCACCTTTTGGTACTGCGTGAGGCCCGTGGAAGGACGGTAAAAGTCGCCAGTGCCCGTGCCGGAAACATCGGCTTCGACTATCGGCAACAGGACAATGTGCTCCAACTCTCGCCGGTGGTACGCTTTTCAATTACGGACAAGGTGCGCGCCCAGGAAGTGCGGTTCATCGTGCAGGTCCCCTTGGAGAAAAGCGTCTTCTTCCGGGAAGGCTCCAGGACCCTGCTCGATGACATTGACAACACCACGAACACCTATGATGGGAACATGGTGGGGCGCACCTGGACGATGACCTCCAGGGGATTGGAGGACCCGGAAGATCCCGCGCCGAACGCGCCTCATCCGGTGCCCGCTCCCACTCCCGTCACGCCATCCCCGCAACCACCTGCGGCCCCGACCGCTGGAACAACAATTTCCTACCAAGGCACGGGCCCCGCCATGCCCAACCTGCTTCAACTGCTTTCGGCCGGGTTCCGGCCATGA
- a CDS encoding PadR family transcriptional regulator: protein MKVENTKAQMRKGVLEYCILSLLSAEEMYPSDVIAKLKDAKLIVVEGTLYPLLTRLKDAGYLAYRWEESRSGPPRKYYKLTPVGRKFLKELDDTWDELVQAVKKATRNNPS from the coding sequence ATGAAAGTGGAGAACACCAAAGCACAGATGCGCAAAGGCGTGCTGGAGTATTGCATCCTCTCGCTCCTGAGCGCGGAGGAGATGTACCCCTCGGACGTCATCGCCAAACTGAAGGACGCGAAGTTGATCGTGGTGGAGGGAACACTCTACCCCCTGCTCACCCGGCTCAAGGACGCGGGCTACCTGGCCTACCGCTGGGAGGAAAGCCGTTCCGGCCCGCCCCGCAAGTACTACAAGCTCACCCCCGTGGGCCGGAAATTCCTGAAGGAACTCGATGATACCTGGGACGAACTCGTCCAAGCCGTTAAAAAAGCCACCCGCAACAACCCCTCGTAA